In the genome of Fluviispira vulneris, one region contains:
- the kdpB gene encoding potassium-transporting ATPase subunit KdpB — MKGNNVFVSNELVFSAIKESFVKLNPFILYKNPVLFIVGLGAIVTTIVTAYDFVVNNMSTVNFSLQISIWLWFTVIFANFAEALAEGRGKAQAENLKKTRRDTQAKRLNKQSNEYEIVSASNLLKDDRVVVVAGEVIPADGTVVEGMASIDESAITGESAPVIRESGGDRSAVTGGTVVLSDRIVIQVTAEPGKSFLDKMISLVEGAERKKTPNEIALNILLFGLTAVFLLAVVTLKPFTLYQNLNISVVVLVALLVCLIPTTIGGLLSAIGIAGMDRVLQRNVLAMSGRAVEAAGDIDVLLLDKTGTITVGNRMASEFFSSEGVSVDELALAALIASTFDDTPEGRSIVKLANELRIHYVREKNSTPIPFSAETRMSGIDTVSESYRKGALEAISAWVRSLGGDVPKSVHEHFVKISKMGGTPLAVAKGSKILGVIYLKDIVKPGIHARFARIRAMGIRTVMITGDNKLTAAAIAQEAGVDDFLSEAKPEDKLMLIKTLKKEGRMVAMTGDGTNDAPALAQADVGLSMNTGTQAAREAGNMIDLDSDPTKVIEIVEIGKQLLITRGALTTFSIANDVAKYFAILPAMFLDVFPDFAKFNIMHLESPNSAILSAIIFNALIIIILIPLALKGVKYRPRNALSLLSYNLFVFGVGGVIVPFIGIKIVDMIINSLNII; from the coding sequence ATGAAAGGAAATAATGTTTTTGTTTCAAATGAACTTGTTTTTTCAGCAATTAAAGAATCATTTGTCAAATTAAATCCATTTATTCTTTATAAAAATCCTGTGCTTTTTATCGTTGGATTGGGCGCCATTGTCACCACAATTGTTACGGCATATGATTTTGTTGTGAATAACATGAGTACTGTGAATTTTTCACTGCAAATATCTATCTGGCTTTGGTTTACTGTGATCTTTGCAAATTTTGCTGAAGCGTTGGCTGAAGGTAGAGGGAAGGCACAAGCAGAAAATTTAAAAAAAACCAGAAGGGACACTCAAGCAAAGCGCCTCAATAAGCAAAGTAATGAATATGAAATTGTATCTGCCTCGAATTTATTAAAAGATGACAGAGTTGTCGTTGTTGCGGGTGAAGTGATACCTGCCGATGGCACTGTTGTCGAAGGAATGGCCTCAATTGATGAATCAGCAATAACAGGTGAATCTGCCCCTGTTATACGCGAGTCTGGAGGGGATCGTTCTGCTGTGACTGGGGGTACGGTGGTGCTTTCCGATCGTATCGTCATCCAAGTTACAGCAGAGCCTGGTAAATCGTTTCTAGATAAAATGATTTCCCTCGTTGAAGGAGCAGAACGGAAGAAAACTCCTAACGAAATTGCGTTAAATATTCTTTTATTTGGCTTAACAGCTGTTTTTCTATTGGCAGTTGTGACCTTAAAACCATTCACTCTTTATCAAAACTTAAATATTTCTGTTGTGGTGTTGGTTGCCCTCCTTGTTTGTTTGATTCCCACCACAATTGGGGGGCTCTTATCAGCTATCGGAATTGCTGGAATGGACAGGGTTTTGCAGAGAAATGTACTCGCAATGTCCGGTAGAGCTGTCGAAGCTGCGGGAGATATCGACGTTTTATTGCTCGATAAGACGGGCACCATAACCGTAGGGAATCGAATGGCCAGTGAGTTTTTCTCCTCTGAAGGAGTCTCTGTCGATGAGCTTGCCCTTGCAGCACTGATCGCTTCGACATTTGATGACACTCCAGAAGGACGCTCCATTGTTAAATTAGCAAATGAGTTGCGGATCCACTATGTGAGAGAAAAAAACTCTACACCGATCCCATTTTCTGCAGAAACGCGGATGAGTGGGATAGATACAGTAAGTGAGAGCTATCGCAAAGGAGCATTGGAAGCGATTTCAGCTTGGGTGCGATCACTTGGTGGTGATGTGCCTAAGTCTGTGCATGAGCATTTTGTAAAAATTTCTAAAATGGGTGGAACTCCTTTAGCTGTAGCAAAGGGTTCAAAAATTTTAGGAGTTATATATTTAAAAGATATCGTGAAGCCAGGTATTCATGCACGTTTTGCCCGTATAAGGGCAATGGGGATACGCACTGTCATGATTACCGGAGATAATAAATTAACCGCCGCAGCCATTGCGCAAGAAGCGGGTGTCGATGATTTTCTTTCGGAAGCAAAACCTGAAGACAAATTGATGTTGATAAAAACTTTAAAAAAGGAAGGGCGGATGGTCGCGATGACAGGTGATGGGACCAATGATGCACCTGCACTTGCCCAAGCGGATGTAGGTCTTTCTATGAATACCGGTACGCAAGCTGCGCGTGAGGCTGGGAATATGATCGACCTCGACTCAGATCCAACAAAAGTTATTGAAATCGTCGAAATTGGTAAACAGCTATTGATCACAAGAGGTGCTTTAACCACATTTAGTATTGCCAATGATGTCGCAAAATATTTTGCTATTTTACCTGCTATGTTTTTAGATGTTTTCCCAGATTTTGCCAAATTTAATATTATGCATTTAGAAAGTCCAAATAGTGCCATACTGTCTGCAATTATATTTAATGCTTTAATAATAATTATTCTTATCCCGCTTGCATTGAAAGGGGTAAAATATAGGCCTAGAAATGCATTGAGTTTGTTAAGTTATAATTTATTTGTTTTTGGGGTAGGTGGGGTTATTGTTCCTTTTATAGGCATTAAAATTGTAGATATGATAATAAACAGTTTAAATATTATTTGA
- a CDS encoding kinase, producing MKTFEEILESKRRGSLKIIIGYAAGVGKTYSMLKEAQTLKQRGFDVVIGYVEPHKRPETQALVAGLEQVELKKCIIGSNEFLEMDVEAIIKRAPQIVLVDELAHTNVVGSKNAKRYLDVLEILDAEINVISTLNVQHLESVSDRVVSATKAPVFERIPDKVLQIAQQIVMADISMEDLRERLRLGKVYDKEKVDNALSNFFSYNNLAFLREICLREAAGNQFQKMQESEFGDNKTFAEEAVMVALSSDPTNAAMLIRKGTKLAARLSSRVYVTYVQKKSEDPAHIDSQLQRKIQQNFDLATKLGAEVKILSGERISDILVNFALENKIKHAVFGKSRLTPLRERVRGSILLEFIHDAVGVDVHIINVESGGK from the coding sequence ATGAAGACATTTGAAGAAATTCTTGAAAGCAAGCGAAGAGGCTCTCTCAAAATTATTATTGGATATGCTGCAGGGGTTGGAAAAACCTATTCGATGCTTAAGGAAGCACAGACTCTTAAGCAAAGGGGGTTTGATGTTGTCATTGGCTATGTTGAGCCTCATAAAAGACCTGAAACACAAGCTCTTGTTGCAGGACTTGAACAAGTCGAACTAAAAAAATGCATAATTGGGAGTAATGAATTTTTGGAGATGGATGTTGAAGCGATCATTAAACGTGCTCCACAAATTGTTCTGGTCGATGAGTTGGCCCATACGAATGTTGTTGGCAGTAAAAATGCAAAAAGATATTTAGATGTGCTTGAGATTCTTGATGCTGAGATCAACGTGATATCGACTCTCAATGTACAGCACTTAGAATCTGTTTCAGATAGAGTGGTGTCAGCAACAAAAGCACCTGTATTTGAGAGAATTCCAGACAAAGTTTTACAGATAGCACAGCAAATTGTCATGGCAGATATCAGTATGGAAGATTTGCGTGAGAGGCTCCGCCTTGGGAAAGTTTATGACAAAGAAAAGGTAGACAATGCACTCTCTAATTTTTTCTCATACAATAATTTAGCATTTTTACGCGAGATCTGCTTGAGAGAAGCTGCTGGTAATCAATTTCAAAAAATGCAAGAAAGCGAATTTGGCGATAATAAAACCTTTGCAGAAGAAGCCGTGATGGTTGCTTTGAGTTCTGATCCGACAAATGCTGCTATGCTTATACGTAAAGGAACAAAGTTGGCTGCCCGTTTATCAAGTCGTGTTTATGTGACTTATGTGCAAAAAAAGTCTGAAGATCCTGCGCATATTGACTCTCAATTGCAACGAAAAATTCAACAAAATTTCGATCTGGCAACAAAATTAGGAGCAGAGGTTAAAATTCTTTCAGGTGAAAGAATTTCAGATATTCTGGTTAATTTTGCATTAGAAAATAAAATCAAACATGCTGTTTTTGGAAAGTCAAGACTAACTCCTTTGAGAGAGAGAGTTCGTGGTTCAATTCTTTTAGAATTTATTCATGATGCTGTTGGTGTTGATGTGCATATTATCAATGTAGAAAGTGGAGGAAAGTAG
- the kdpC gene encoding potassium-transporting ATPase subunit KdpC: MGRSIYRCIVLTGLLFIILGGVYPLFVTLAGNIFFPTERNGGIIYKDNIAVGAKLIGQNFSSAKYFHGRPSAAGEKGYDGLSSSPSNLASTNIKLYENIKSEIQKTLKENPEIKISDIPNDLVSSSGSGLDPHISLQAALLQVPRVAQARKMSEDKLKTLINSLLEKPALGFIGEENVNVLLLNIRVDEVKNEE, from the coding sequence ATGGGGCGTTCAATATATAGATGCATTGTTTTAACAGGACTTCTATTTATTATTTTAGGGGGAGTTTATCCTTTATTTGTAACTTTAGCCGGGAATATTTTTTTTCCTACTGAGAGAAATGGTGGGATTATTTATAAGGACAATATAGCAGTTGGGGCAAAATTAATTGGACAAAATTTTTCATCAGCAAAATATTTTCATGGTCGACCTTCAGCTGCGGGGGAAAAAGGGTATGATGGTTTAAGCTCATCTCCCTCAAATTTAGCTAGTACAAATATAAAATTATATGAAAATATAAAAAGCGAGATACAAAAAACTTTAAAAGAGAATCCAGAGATTAAAATTTCCGATATCCCAAATGATCTTGTCAGTTCATCTGGAAGTGGACTTGATCCACACATTTCATTACAAGCGGCTTTATTGCAAGTTCCACGGGTTGCGCAAGCTAGAAAAATGAGTGAAGATAAACTCAAGACCTTAATAAATTCTTTGCTTGAAAAACCTGCATTAGGTTTTATTGGCGAAGAAAATGTAAATGTGCTCCTGTTAAATATTCGCGTTGATGAAGTTAAAAACGAAGAATAA
- a CDS encoding YdcF family protein, giving the protein MGDASIISEWNLTLARIIKEFTFDAGLPTIILVIACIMLWFCIFKKVVKLLFTFASLFIIILSYKETPKFLLSPLLTRSERNQQENISEIFNKSLVDVPLPDCIKEVAGIVVLGSGIYQKNIPSSVAQTRLMGLSHLIKNSGYENAWSRQRLPIVFSGGRTNINVGQSEAEAMKNFASYTYGYDINNFSLIAEKESKNTYQNALFTKEIFEKKNYGKKIILLTSSQQMFRAKRVFRNQGFEVCPVPVATLEGYGEGVFNFANAAKSVSILNEYFGVVGYALKGWLSL; this is encoded by the coding sequence ATGGGTGATGCATCTATTATTTCCGAATGGAATTTAACCCTAGCAAGGATAATCAAAGAATTTACTTTTGATGCCGGTTTACCAACAATTATATTAGTAATTGCATGCATTATGTTGTGGTTTTGTATATTTAAAAAAGTTGTTAAATTATTGTTTACGTTTGCAAGTCTTTTTATTATTATATTAAGCTATAAAGAAACACCAAAGTTTTTATTATCACCATTATTAACTCGATCAGAAAGAAATCAACAAGAAAATATTAGTGAAATATTTAATAAAAGTCTTGTTGATGTTCCTTTGCCTGATTGCATAAAAGAAGTTGCTGGAATCGTTGTACTAGGTTCTGGTATATATCAGAAAAATATTCCAAGTTCAGTCGCACAAACCCGCTTAATGGGTCTCAGTCATTTGATAAAAAACTCAGGCTATGAAAATGCTTGGAGCAGACAAAGATTGCCGATTGTCTTTTCGGGCGGAAGAACAAACATAAACGTTGGGCAAAGTGAAGCAGAAGCAATGAAAAACTTTGCTTCATATACCTACGGATATGATATAAATAATTTTAGTTTAATAGCAGAAAAAGAAAGTAAAAATACTTATCAAAATGCCTTGTTCACCAAAGAAATATTTGAAAAAAAGAATTATGGAAAAAAAATTATATTACTAACCAGTTCACAACAAATGTTTCGTGCAAAAAGAGTTTTCAGAAATCAAGGATTTGAAGTCTGTCCTGTTCCGGTCGCAACCTTAGAAGGGTATGGTGAAGGGGTCTTTAACTTTGCCAATGCAGCAAAATCTGTATCAATTTTAAATGAATATTTTGGTGTGGTTGGCTATGCCCTAAAAGGTTGGCTTTCACTCTGA
- a CDS encoding PAS domain-containing protein yields the protein MNTLPPMRRGILREVLKIVFLFGFLGFILIIIIHFSSKNPKNLYLLNFKSTSSIVTMYENWDTLYTKRLNHSETTVEHVKNFQISLDFLQNYYSTNQSYIVLYEIKKIFSKYNNNENAIRVADYNKMKDLLRKIMLENQYKLSKFIVDRDSFSNKMVLLACFIFLVALLFSIYFSERLSSKIAFPIKKISEVLQCKPDLNHKLKFPEPETLEIKFLTIELISLWKRLSDLHKKNLKNLRIQRSAMNTVFDAMEDAVVVVDSYGKIEHYNKLFLSVIGAKDLSLLFQIWYDVSLSSQAYIHLRNLVRRENFEESNFWAIVDGNECIFRVRKRYFYDEDMSKSGFIIVLHNLNNRFSSMQFKETAIKLKSEQGSHSI from the coding sequence ATGAATACTTTGCCTCCTATGCGACGAGGTATTCTAAGAGAAGTTTTAAAAATTGTTTTTCTCTTTGGCTTTTTAGGTTTTATTTTAATTATAATAATACATTTTAGCAGTAAAAACCCAAAAAATTTATATTTACTTAACTTTAAAAGCACAAGTTCAATTGTTACGATGTATGAAAATTGGGATACTCTTTATACGAAAAGATTAAATCATAGTGAAACAACTGTTGAGCATGTAAAAAATTTTCAGATATCTCTAGATTTTTTGCAGAATTATTATAGTACAAATCAATCTTATATTGTTCTATATGAGATTAAAAAGATATTCAGTAAATATAATAACAATGAAAATGCTATTCGTGTGGCAGATTATAATAAAATGAAAGATTTATTGAGAAAAATTATGCTTGAAAATCAATATAAACTTTCAAAATTTATTGTAGATCGTGATAGTTTCTCAAATAAAATGGTTTTATTGGCTTGCTTTATATTTCTTGTTGCATTGTTATTTTCTATATATTTTTCTGAGCGTTTGTCGAGTAAAATTGCATTTCCAATTAAAAAAATATCTGAAGTTTTACAATGTAAACCAGATTTAAATCATAAATTGAAATTTCCTGAACCTGAAACCCTTGAAATAAAATTTCTGACAATTGAATTGATATCTTTGTGGAAACGTCTTTCCGATCTGCATAAGAAAAATTTAAAGAATTTACGCATTCAAAGAAGTGCGATGAATACTGTTTTTGATGCGATGGAAGATGCTGTTGTTGTTGTTGATAGCTATGGAAAAATTGAGCATTATAATAAACTTTTTTTAAGTGTGATTGGAGCAAAGGATTTATCTCTTCTTTTTCAGATCTGGTACGATGTTTCATTGTCTTCACAAGCTTATATACATTTACGTAATCTTGTGAGGAGGGAAAACTTTGAAGAATCAAATTTCTGGGCGATTGTTGATGGTAATGAGTGTATATTTCGCGTAAGAAAGAGATATTTTTATGATGAAGATATGTCAAAAAGTGGTTTTATAATTGTCTTGCATAACCTTAATAATCGATTTTCTTCTATGCAATTTAAAGAAACCGCAATCAAACTCAAATCTGAACAAGGTTCTCATAGTATTTAA
- a CDS encoding ribonucleoside-diphosphate reductase subunit alpha: MAKNSYKPFHPKVNLTNLNFSTVDFTTTLQNIILNVRPLIEQGREYSYIAASLLAEDLRIEVLKTIGLEATLSELPEQEKLYPTLSEYVKYGTEHGQLSPRLRELDLEYLNSCIRHERNYLFDYLGAHTLYDRYLLHKQGQRYETFQHFWMRVAMGVALAEENAAAATKCAAEFYEVISQMLYVPSTPTLFNSGTKHSQMSSCFLTTTQDDLLDIYRQYSDNAMLSKYAGGLGNDWSNIRASGSWIKGTNGRSQGVIPFIKVQDSSTIAVNQGGKRKGAVCAFLETWHLDIEDFLELRKNTGDERRRTHDMNTANWVPDLFLERVEQNAEWTLFCPSEVKDLHDSYGENFKKLYENYERMAERGELQNFRKVSAVQLWRKILTMIFETGHPWVTFKDPCNLRSAQRHIGVVHSSNLCTEITLNTNAEETAVCNLGSINLKAVFQSENPAKTLAHAVSVGMRMLDNVITENFYPIKSAETANHRHRPVGMGFMGFQDVLYMKKIPYSKPEAMWLSEKITEFISFHAIKASANLAQERGSYSSYPGSTWSKGKVPKDTVCELGAHVNYPVAPTEYKDKNGEMRACSEILAADGFTENLNWDEVRAQIAQGMRNSLCLAVAPTATISNISNCTQSIEPTYKNLYVKSNMGGDYTIINEYLIDDLKELGLWNSELSRELKRADGDLNTLNVPQDIKELYKTAFDIEPEQLIRCAALRQIYIDQSMSLNLYMSAPSGRKIDEMYRYAWHCGLKTTYYLRTKAATSVEKSSLSSRKNEIKLPVEAKACSIDNPECESCQ, translated from the coding sequence ATGGCAAAGAACTCTTATAAACCTTTTCACCCGAAGGTAAATCTCACAAATCTCAATTTTTCCACGGTTGATTTCACCACAACTTTGCAAAATATTATTTTGAATGTGAGACCGCTCATAGAACAAGGAAGAGAGTATTCTTATATCGCAGCCTCCTTACTTGCAGAAGATTTACGTATAGAGGTTTTAAAAACAATTGGATTAGAAGCAACTCTCAGTGAATTGCCAGAACAAGAAAAGCTTTATCCAACATTGTCTGAGTATGTAAAATATGGAACAGAGCACGGACAGCTTTCCCCGAGATTGCGTGAACTTGATCTCGAATATTTAAATTCTTGTATTCGTCATGAAAGAAATTATCTATTTGATTATCTAGGTGCACATACACTTTATGATCGCTATTTATTGCATAAACAAGGACAGCGTTATGAGACTTTTCAACATTTTTGGATGCGTGTTGCGATGGGAGTCGCTCTTGCTGAGGAGAATGCTGCTGCTGCTACGAAATGTGCAGCAGAGTTTTATGAAGTCATTTCGCAAATGCTATATGTACCAAGTACTCCTACATTATTTAACTCAGGTACGAAGCACTCACAAATGTCATCTTGTTTCTTAACTACAACACAAGATGATCTACTTGATATTTATCGTCAGTATTCAGACAATGCCATGCTATCAAAATATGCAGGAGGACTTGGCAATGACTGGTCAAATATCCGCGCAAGTGGCAGCTGGATTAAAGGGACAAATGGTCGTTCACAAGGTGTTATTCCATTTATTAAAGTGCAAGACTCTTCAACAATTGCTGTTAATCAAGGTGGTAAAAGAAAAGGCGCCGTCTGTGCATTTTTAGAAACATGGCATTTAGACATAGAAGATTTCCTCGAATTGCGTAAAAATACGGGTGATGAACGCCGCCGTACCCATGACATGAACACAGCAAATTGGGTGCCTGATTTATTTTTAGAACGCGTAGAGCAAAATGCAGAATGGACTTTATTTTGCCCATCTGAAGTTAAAGATCTACATGACTCATATGGTGAAAACTTCAAAAAATTGTACGAAAACTATGAAAGAATGGCTGAGCGTGGAGAGTTACAAAATTTCCGCAAGGTTTCTGCAGTACAATTGTGGCGCAAAATATTGACAATGATTTTTGAAACAGGACATCCATGGGTAACTTTTAAAGATCCATGTAATTTAAGAAGTGCACAACGCCATATAGGTGTTGTCCACAGCAGCAATCTTTGTACAGAAATCACATTAAATACCAATGCCGAAGAAACAGCAGTTTGTAATTTAGGTTCCATTAACTTAAAAGCTGTTTTTCAATCTGAAAATCCAGCAAAAACATTAGCACATGCTGTGAGTGTTGGAATGCGGATGCTCGATAACGTGATAACAGAAAACTTTTATCCAATAAAATCGGCAGAAACTGCAAATCACAGACATCGTCCTGTTGGAATGGGCTTTATGGGCTTTCAAGACGTTCTTTATATGAAGAAAATCCCATATTCTAAGCCAGAAGCTATGTGGTTATCTGAAAAAATCACAGAATTTATCAGTTTTCATGCTATCAAAGCTTCTGCAAATTTAGCGCAAGAACGTGGTTCATACAGCTCTTATCCAGGATCCACTTGGTCAAAAGGAAAAGTGCCAAAAGACACTGTGTGTGAATTGGGAGCACACGTAAATTATCCTGTAGCACCAACAGAATATAAAGATAAAAATGGCGAAATGAGAGCATGCTCAGAAATTTTAGCCGCTGATGGATTTACAGAAAATCTGAACTGGGATGAAGTGCGCGCACAAATTGCACAGGGAATGCGAAATAGTTTGTGTTTAGCAGTGGCACCAACAGCAACTATTTCAAATATATCGAATTGTACACAGTCGATAGAACCAACATATAAAAATTTATATGTGAAAAGTAATATGGGTGGAGATTATACAATCATCAACGAGTATTTAATTGATGATTTAAAAGAACTTGGTCTTTGGAATTCCGAATTATCCCGTGAATTAAAGAGAGCTGATGGTGATTTAAATACCTTAAATGTTCCTCAAGATATTAAAGAACTTTATAAAACAGCATTTGACATAGAGCCTGAACAATTGATTCGTTGTGCAGCACTGAGACAAATATATATCGACCAGTCTATGAGCTTAAATCTTTATATGTCTGCACCGAGTGGCAGAAAAATAGATGAGATGTATCGCTATGCTTGGCACTGTGGCTTAAAGACAACATATTATTTAAGAACTAAGGCAGCAACAAGTGTTGAAAAATCAAGTCTTTCATCTAGGAAAAATGAAATCAAATTGCCAGTAGAGGCAAAAGCATGTTCGATTGACAATCCTGAATGTGAATCTTGTCAATAA
- a CDS encoding ribonucleotide-diphosphate reductase subunit beta produces the protein MLINETKTQLMPFQYPWAWDEFKNLCKNHWLPQEVSMAQDIAQWKNQGYLTNDERHLIKKILAFFANTDVLVGDNIIMAIYKHITNPECRQYLTAQAFQESIHSWSYSHIVESLSMDQQEVFSEFKKVGTIKDKHDFQAQFLEGILNADFSTQTAEGRSLFLKNLCAYYIGMEGMQFYSAFVLLLNFKRRNLLVGTSEQLEYIVRDESLHCRFGTKLINQYISENADIWTKELQEEVRKNIEHVVELEDAFVSDALPRDVLGLSYTQFAKYIRYIADRRVESIGLEPIYGEEETPFPWMNEIMDLPKEKNFFETRVTEYQTGFGLEW, from the coding sequence ATGTTGATTAACGAAACAAAAACTCAACTTATGCCTTTTCAATACCCTTGGGCTTGGGATGAATTTAAAAATCTATGCAAAAATCACTGGCTTCCACAGGAAGTTTCGATGGCGCAAGATATAGCTCAATGGAAAAATCAAGGTTACCTTACCAATGACGAGCGTCATTTGATTAAAAAAATTCTCGCATTTTTTGCCAATACCGATGTGTTAGTTGGCGATAATATTATTATGGCCATTTATAAACACATCACAAATCCAGAATGTCGTCAGTATTTAACAGCACAGGCATTTCAAGAGAGTATCCACTCATGGAGTTATTCACATATTGTCGAATCACTTTCGATGGATCAGCAAGAAGTATTTAGTGAATTTAAAAAAGTAGGAACAATTAAAGATAAGCATGATTTTCAAGCGCAATTTCTTGAAGGTATTTTAAATGCAGATTTCTCTACTCAAACAGCAGAAGGACGTTCTTTATTCTTAAAAAATCTTTGTGCTTATTATATAGGCATGGAAGGAATGCAGTTTTACAGTGCATTTGTTTTGTTACTTAACTTTAAGCGCCGTAATTTACTCGTGGGCACATCAGAACAACTTGAATATATCGTGCGTGATGAGAGTTTACATTGCCGATTTGGCACTAAGCTTATCAATCAATACATATCGGAAAATGCAGATATTTGGACAAAAGAATTGCAAGAAGAAGTCAGAAAAAACATTGAGCATGTGGTTGAACTCGAAGATGCTTTTGTTTCTGATGCCTTACCACGTGATGTGCTTGGCCTTTCCTATACGCAGTTTGCAAAATACATTCGTTATATTGCAGATAGACGTGTTGAGAGCATTGGTCTTGAACCCATTTATGGTGAAGAAGAAACTCCTTTCCCTTGGATGAATGAGATTATGGACCTTCCCAAAGAGAAGAATTTCTTCGAGACACGGGTGACAGAATATCAAACAGGATTTGGTCTTGAGTGGTGA